One window from the genome of Phycisphaerales bacterium encodes:
- the lpxK gene encoding tetraacyldisaccharide 4'-kinase: protein MREKLPSGLRPLAPIASSIFGGVTSLRNWTFDRGWRVGKPPVPVISVGNLSVGGSGKTPLVMWLVERLRESGFHPAIAMRGYGSRTNGHSDEEAEYFERLGASTPIIAQPNRMKGLRSRCESDRTIDCCVLDDGFQHRMVGRVLDLVTIDATQDTLHDRLLPMGYLRELPLSLKRADGVIVTRAHSFDAELSARIEAMSGAAPLAWVNHVWKSLVRHDVSGEQECPPEQLKAMRVVTALGVGNPAAVCQQVKDYGAELVEDIPLADHQVFDASLVGKLNAACQGAEALLVTAKDWVKLRHVVDLAMFPVPILVPQLRMEFLRGGEFLEARVVETVRLNIA from the coding sequence ATGCGTGAGAAACTACCAAGCGGTTTGCGGCCATTGGCCCCAATCGCAAGCAGTATTTTTGGTGGTGTGACGTCGTTGCGCAACTGGACTTTTGATCGAGGTTGGCGCGTTGGCAAGCCTCCGGTACCAGTCATCTCGGTCGGCAACCTCTCTGTAGGCGGAAGCGGTAAAACTCCATTGGTGATGTGGTTAGTGGAGCGTTTGCGTGAATCAGGTTTTCACCCAGCGATTGCAATGCGTGGCTATGGATCCCGTACCAATGGGCACAGTGATGAAGAGGCGGAGTATTTCGAAAGGCTGGGAGCAAGCACACCAATCATCGCTCAGCCAAATAGAATGAAGGGACTTCGATCACGCTGCGAAAGTGACCGTACTATTGACTGCTGTGTGTTAGATGATGGGTTTCAACATCGTATGGTTGGTCGCGTTTTAGATCTTGTCACGATTGATGCGACACAAGACACGTTGCATGATCGACTGCTGCCGATGGGCTACCTACGTGAGTTGCCTTTGTCGCTAAAACGAGCTGATGGCGTCATTGTTACACGGGCACATTCTTTTGATGCCGAGTTGTCTGCTCGTATTGAAGCGATGAGTGGCGCCGCTCCACTTGCCTGGGTGAATCATGTTTGGAAGTCTCTTGTGCGGCATGATGTTTCTGGTGAACAGGAATGCCCCCCAGAGCAACTCAAAGCAATGCGGGTTGTGACCGCTTTAGGCGTTGGGAATCCCGCCGCTGTATGTCAACAAGTGAAGGACTATGGTGCAGAGCTTGTAGAAGATATCCCTTTGGCAGATCATCAAGTTTTTGATGCCAGTCTTGTTGGCAAGCTCAATGCTGCCTGCCAAGGGGCAGAGGCATTGTTGGTGACCGCCAAAGATTGGGTGAAGTTGCGTCACGTGGTAGACTTGGCGATGTTTCCGGTTCCAATTCTGGTGCCACAATTGCGTATGGAATTCTTACGGGGTGGTGAGTTCTTAGAAGCCCGGGTTGTTGAAACAGTCCGGCTCAACATCGCTTAA
- a CDS encoding bifunctional heptose 7-phosphate kinase/heptose 1-phosphate adenyltransferase codes for MSNMLGNLSKWKPFTALVIGDFMLDQYVYGAAERLSPDAPVPVLQASRIEDRAGGAANVAACLQSLDAQVYCFGVIGSDSEGVVLSDAIAASGADVCGLIKDPGRTTTIKRSLIGLAQHRHPQKMFRVDMESREPIDQAVCKKIRAAIEDALPQADVVCIEDYNKGVCHESLLSPVMEKCKQLGIPVLVDPAAIADYARYQGATALTPNRSEAELATGRSTPLEASEEHNGELAQQLMETVGCEVVVVTLDRHGALLLERGRSPKLMPTQARSVYDVTGAGDMVIAALAGAIANELTWEQAVALSNMAAGLEVERFGAQPIAISELRRAALQTASKLVGKVRDRTALEVEVQVHREAGHRIVLTNGCFDILHAGHVAYLQQAKGEGDVLVVGVNADEQVRALKGQGRPVFTAEQRMRVLAALECVDYVTEFQEPTAEALIRSVMPNIYAKGGDYRPEQIAEHGFVTELGIELRVLAHEPGLGSTQIIDHLEATKPQ; via the coding sequence ATGTCGAACATGCTGGGTAATCTTTCAAAATGGAAGCCATTTACAGCGCTGGTCATTGGTGATTTTATGCTGGACCAGTACGTCTACGGGGCGGCTGAAAGACTCAGTCCTGATGCGCCTGTACCAGTGCTTCAAGCGAGTCGTATTGAGGATCGTGCTGGTGGTGCTGCAAATGTTGCCGCTTGCCTTCAGTCACTAGATGCCCAGGTCTACTGTTTCGGGGTCATTGGCAGTGATTCAGAAGGCGTGGTATTGAGTGATGCGATTGCCGCATCTGGAGCAGATGTTTGCGGTCTTATAAAAGATCCTGGTCGTACGACGACCATTAAGCGAAGTCTCATTGGGCTCGCTCAACATCGTCATCCTCAGAAGATGTTTCGCGTAGATATGGAATCGCGTGAGCCAATTGATCAAGCCGTATGCAAGAAAATACGCGCCGCAATTGAAGACGCTTTACCACAAGCAGATGTTGTTTGTATCGAGGACTACAACAAAGGCGTTTGTCACGAAAGCCTATTATCGCCGGTCATGGAAAAGTGTAAGCAATTAGGTATTCCTGTGTTAGTTGATCCTGCGGCGATTGCCGACTATGCCAGATACCAAGGGGCAACGGCGTTGACCCCCAATCGATCAGAGGCCGAGCTTGCGACGGGTCGTAGTACGCCTTTGGAGGCTTCTGAAGAGCACAATGGTGAACTCGCTCAGCAACTGATGGAAACAGTTGGATGTGAAGTTGTTGTGGTCACTCTTGATCGTCATGGCGCACTTCTTTTGGAACGTGGTCGGTCGCCAAAGCTGATGCCGACTCAAGCGCGTAGTGTTTACGATGTGACGGGTGCCGGAGATATGGTGATTGCCGCGCTTGCAGGCGCTATCGCGAATGAATTGACGTGGGAACAGGCTGTTGCGTTGTCGAATATGGCAGCGGGTCTCGAGGTCGAGCGATTTGGAGCTCAGCCAATCGCGATTTCGGAACTTCGGCGTGCTGCTTTGCAAACTGCATCGAAGTTAGTGGGCAAAGTTCGTGATCGAACGGCGCTGGAAGTTGAAGTTCAGGTGCACCGCGAGGCAGGTCATCGCATTGTTCTCACCAATGGTTGCTTCGACATTCTTCATGCGGGTCATGTTGCTTATCTTCAGCAAGCCAAGGGCGAAGGTGATGTGCTTGTGGTGGGTGTCAATGCTGATGAACAGGTCAGAGCTCTTAAGGGACAGGGGCGTCCAGTGTTTACCGCTGAGCAGCGCATGCGCGTATTAGCTGCACTTGAGTGTGTTGACTATGTGACGGAGTTCCAGGAGCCAACAGCTGAGGCGCTGATTCGGTCAGTGATGCCCAATATCTATGCTAAAGGTGGCGACTATCGACCGGAGCAGATTGCTGAACATGGTTTCGTGACCGAACTTGGTATTGAACTGCGGGTGTTAGCGCACGAGCCTGGCTTGGGATCAACGCAAATCATCGATCATCTTGAAGCAACCAAACCTCAGTGA
- the hslU gene encoding ATP-dependent protease ATPase subunit HslU, which produces MPRPMHELTPRDIVDKLDRHIIGQHAAKRAVAVAVRNRWRRQQLEGDLSREVMPRNIIMIGPTGVGKTEIARRLAKLVHAPFLKVEASKFTEVGYHGRDVESMIRDLLELGINMVRREQAERVQEEARERAEERLVSLLLGEEQASEPTPPPTSPIDDLTNASTTPNAEEAARSQEQEAAQHERVRQRLLKKLRDGFFDEREIEITVREKQTIPVMGMMGPDQMDPGMTNMLEGLMPDRSRQRRVKVARARTILIEQETEKLIDHEKTIEQAIERTEQTGIIFLDEIDKIAGASDGRGSNADVSRQGVQRDLLPIVEGSSVVTRQGVVQTDQILFIAAGAFHSASVSDLMPELQGRFPIRVELDSLTRDDFARILIEPDASLTRQQEALLSTEGLTIKFTSSSIDAMAEMAAEANASMENIGARRLMTVIEQVFAEISFDAPDLAKKGTKKIEITEAFVRERLAEIMADEDLTKFVL; this is translated from the coding sequence ATGCCGCGTCCTATGCATGAACTGACGCCTCGAGACATCGTAGACAAGCTTGACCGGCACATCATTGGCCAGCACGCCGCCAAGCGCGCCGTTGCTGTAGCCGTCCGAAACCGCTGGCGCCGCCAGCAGCTTGAGGGCGACCTGTCCCGAGAGGTGATGCCTCGCAACATCATCATGATTGGTCCCACCGGGGTCGGTAAGACTGAAATTGCAAGGCGCCTGGCCAAGCTCGTTCATGCCCCCTTCCTTAAGGTGGAGGCCAGTAAATTTACCGAAGTCGGATATCACGGCAGAGATGTGGAATCAATGATTCGAGATCTGCTGGAACTCGGTATCAATATGGTGCGTCGAGAGCAGGCTGAACGCGTACAAGAAGAAGCTCGAGAAAGAGCGGAAGAAAGACTTGTCAGTTTGCTTCTTGGAGAAGAACAAGCATCGGAGCCAACTCCACCGCCAACGAGTCCGATCGATGACTTAACCAACGCCAGCACCACGCCGAACGCTGAAGAGGCTGCTCGATCACAAGAACAAGAAGCCGCCCAACACGAACGTGTGCGACAGCGACTCTTGAAGAAACTTCGTGATGGTTTTTTTGATGAACGCGAGATTGAGATTACCGTCCGTGAAAAACAGACGATTCCAGTGATGGGCATGATGGGTCCAGATCAAATGGACCCTGGAATGACCAACATGCTTGAAGGGCTCATGCCCGACCGCTCACGACAGAGGCGTGTTAAAGTCGCCCGCGCTCGAACCATTTTGATAGAACAAGAAACAGAGAAGCTGATCGATCATGAAAAGACGATTGAACAAGCAATCGAGCGGACCGAACAAACGGGCATCATCTTTTTAGATGAGATCGATAAGATCGCAGGCGCCAGTGATGGGCGTGGCTCCAATGCAGATGTTTCAAGACAGGGCGTCCAACGCGATTTACTTCCGATTGTGGAGGGCTCCAGCGTTGTCACACGTCAAGGCGTTGTGCAAACTGATCAGATTCTTTTCATCGCCGCAGGTGCTTTTCACAGTGCGTCTGTCAGTGACCTGATGCCCGAGCTACAGGGGCGATTCCCAATCCGCGTCGAGCTTGACTCTCTCACAAGAGATGACTTCGCTCGAATTCTAATTGAGCCGGACGCCTCACTCACACGCCAGCAAGAGGCACTTCTTTCAACCGAAGGCCTCACGATCAAATTCACCAGTAGCTCGATTGATGCCATGGCCGAAATGGCCGCAGAGGCCAACGCATCGATGGAGAATATTGGTGCTCGCCGTCTCATGACTGTGATCGAACAAGTCTTTGCAGAAATCTCTTTTGATGCGCCTGATCTTGCAAAGAAAGGCACAAAGAAAATTGAGATCACTGAAGCGTTTGTTCGCGAGCGCCTTGCAGAGATCATGGCTGATGAAGATCTCACTAAATTCGTTCTTTAG
- a CDS encoding D-glycerate dehydrogenase, with protein MDNSFISLLRSFPGDVVEALQAQGFTNIYCNPKPEKLDRDRILEVCQGAIGIMIPPGDTSIDATFFDTVGPQLRVVSCYAVGYDKIDLQEASKRNVAIGYTPHAPTEATADCAWLLMLGAARFAAWGDQLVRSKQWQGVGPNDRLGQGLTGKTILIVGAGRIGTAVARRAIAWGMRILYTSNSRKPHLEAAPYYGAYVDLDEGLAIADVVTLHCPLSPTTHHLIDAQRLAKFKPGSILVNTARGPIVDESALVDALKDGPLQAAGLDVYEHEPIVHAGLIELDNVFLLPHLGSATTSARLWMSEIATTNLVAGIQGEPLPYQAL; from the coding sequence ATGGATAACTCTTTCATTTCATTACTGCGAAGTTTTCCGGGTGATGTGGTTGAGGCCCTTCAAGCCCAAGGCTTTACCAACATTTATTGCAACCCCAAACCAGAGAAACTTGACCGCGATCGCATACTTGAGGTTTGCCAAGGTGCCATTGGCATCATGATTCCACCTGGAGACACCTCTATTGACGCCACGTTTTTCGATACCGTCGGACCACAACTGCGCGTCGTCAGTTGCTACGCGGTGGGTTATGACAAGATTGACTTACAGGAAGCCTCCAAACGAAATGTTGCCATCGGATACACGCCTCATGCGCCCACTGAAGCAACCGCAGACTGCGCGTGGCTCTTGATGCTTGGTGCCGCTCGATTCGCGGCCTGGGGCGATCAACTTGTAAGAAGTAAGCAGTGGCAGGGAGTGGGACCAAATGACCGCCTGGGCCAAGGGCTGACTGGTAAAACAATTTTGATTGTCGGCGCAGGTCGAATTGGAACGGCTGTCGCGCGCCGAGCCATTGCGTGGGGAATGCGTATTCTTTACACCAGTAACTCACGCAAACCTCACCTTGAAGCAGCTCCATACTACGGCGCGTATGTCGATTTAGATGAAGGACTCGCCATTGCTGATGTGGTCACTTTGCATTGCCCGCTATCACCAACGACACACCATCTGATTGATGCACAACGCCTCGCAAAATTTAAGCCTGGCTCAATACTCGTCAACACTGCACGTGGGCCAATCGTAGATGAATCAGCACTTGTCGATGCACTCAAAGATGGTCCGCTACAAGCCGCAGGCCTTGACGTCTACGAACATGAACCAATCGTCCATGCGGGATTGATTGAACTAGATAACGTGTTCTTACTGCCGCATCTTGGAAGTGCCACCACCTCCGCTCGGCTCTGGATGTCCGAAATTGCCACAACAAACCTCGTTGCTGGGATACAAGGCGAGCCACTGCCCTACCAAGCACTTTAG
- a CDS encoding type I 3-dehydroquinate dehydratase: MTLIAVSIPVRNLECPEGLIEQARRAQSQGAGLVEWRIDTLTDPQAGLEALSSLLAESPIPSIITCRSAAEGGDWQGSDQERGTLLKTLCEQAVPPRYIDIELASWTNSHELRECLTHEIDHDATSLILSIHDFDGRPHDLSRRIAKAASEPLCAVIKVAYHARTLRDNLEIFEILRERAKPMIALGMGLFGQMSRILAGKFGAFATFASCEEGDETAPGQIPVYELTSRYRFHEISAQTKVMGIVGWPAFHSKGPVIHNAVFASEGLDAVFLAMPIAPEWASFKATIAEMLEAPDLQLAGLSVTTPHKPHALRLVEESGGCMTPLAQRVGVANTVAIGRDGDLEASNTDCLGAVQGLIDGMGIHRQDLKSKKVALLGAGGAARAVAVGLLDSGALITVFNRDEANAQEMCRQLNAVKQDGGEGVIESGALKDLVEGAFDILVNCTTVGMTGGAAPEESPLTAMGVSSDVITTDLTVYDIIYSPLETKLMEDAKARGAQVIGGLGMFLGQAVGQYEAWVGASASKDAYKRAWQQSSL, from the coding sequence ATGACACTCATTGCTGTTTCAATTCCTGTGAGAAATCTCGAATGTCCGGAAGGCCTCATTGAGCAAGCGCGGAGAGCCCAGTCTCAGGGGGCGGGCTTGGTGGAATGGCGCATTGACACGCTGACTGATCCTCAGGCAGGCCTTGAGGCGCTGTCATCGCTTCTTGCTGAGAGTCCGATTCCATCCATCATCACTTGTCGATCGGCGGCTGAGGGTGGTGATTGGCAGGGTTCAGATCAAGAGCGAGGCACGTTGCTGAAGACGCTTTGTGAACAAGCGGTTCCACCGAGGTATATCGATATAGAACTTGCATCGTGGACGAATTCTCATGAATTGCGTGAATGCTTGACTCATGAAATCGATCATGATGCGACATCGCTCATTCTGTCTATACATGATTTCGATGGTCGTCCTCATGATTTATCACGTCGTATCGCAAAAGCAGCAAGTGAGCCTTTGTGTGCCGTCATTAAAGTTGCTTATCACGCAAGGACATTGCGGGACAATCTTGAGATCTTTGAAATCTTGAGAGAGCGGGCAAAACCTATGATCGCATTGGGGATGGGTCTGTTTGGTCAGATGAGTCGAATACTTGCAGGCAAGTTTGGTGCCTTTGCAACATTTGCAAGCTGTGAAGAAGGTGATGAAACAGCGCCAGGGCAAATTCCTGTGTATGAACTGACAAGCCGTTATCGCTTCCATGAGATTTCAGCCCAGACCAAAGTGATGGGGATTGTTGGCTGGCCTGCGTTTCATTCGAAGGGGCCAGTCATTCACAACGCTGTTTTTGCCAGTGAAGGTTTGGATGCAGTCTTTTTGGCCATGCCTATTGCACCTGAGTGGGCCAGTTTTAAGGCCACCATTGCTGAGATGTTAGAAGCCCCGGATTTACAGCTTGCGGGTTTATCGGTGACAACCCCGCACAAGCCTCATGCATTGCGATTGGTTGAAGAGTCGGGAGGCTGCATGACGCCACTGGCGCAGCGAGTCGGTGTTGCCAACACCGTGGCGATTGGACGAGATGGCGATCTTGAGGCATCGAATACAGACTGCCTTGGTGCAGTCCAGGGTCTAATCGACGGGATGGGTATTCATCGCCAGGATCTGAAGTCAAAGAAGGTCGCGCTCTTGGGCGCCGGCGGTGCTGCTCGAGCAGTCGCAGTCGGGCTTCTCGATTCTGGTGCACTGATCACGGTGTTCAATCGTGACGAGGCAAATGCTCAAGAGATGTGTCGCCAGCTGAATGCTGTCAAACAAGATGGTGGTGAGGGTGTCATTGAGAGCGGTGCTTTGAAAGATCTCGTCGAGGGTGCTTTTGACATATTGGTGAATTGCACGACGGTTGGTATGACGGGTGGCGCCGCACCAGAAGAGTCACCATTAACGGCGATGGGTGTTTCATCTGATGTCATCACGACGGATCTGACTGTCTATGACATTATTTATAGCCCATTGGAAACAAAGTTAATGGAAGACGCCAAGGCGCGTGGTGCCCAGGTCATTGGTGGGCTTGGAATGTTCCTAGGCCAGGCAGTGGGGCAATATGAGGCATGGGTGGGAGCGTCGGCGAGCAAGGATGCCTACAAGCGAGCTTGGCAACAAAGCAGTCTCTAA
- the aroC gene encoding chorismate synthase, translating into MSPLIFRTAGESHGPCGLAMIEGLPAGLRLDEDLINSALAHRQGGYGRGGRQRIETDRAEFLTGLRNGVTMGGPLTIQVVNKDSRLDDAKRTPPVYRPRPGHADLAGAMKWLTTDCRDTLERASARETAARTAAGAVARCLLREFGIETFGFVRGLLDVDTEVEITHDRLNELRSLRDASVMYCPDELATEAMVGHIRQAKIDKDTLGGLCEAVVFGCPYGLGSCTQWSEKLDGRLAQAVMSIQAFKAVEIGLGAQCARRPGSQVHDAIVYDESARQSPNAGFVRLRNNAGGIEGGMTNAMPVVVRGTMKPISTLLQGMESVNLNTKKSERSDYERSDVCALSAASVVMEHVIAFQIAASFMDKFGGDSMLELHANYKAYNQLLQQLPSDKLAAGGNDADQSEA; encoded by the coding sequence ATGTCCCCACTGATCTTCCGTACCGCCGGCGAGTCACATGGCCCTTGCGGTCTGGCGATGATTGAAGGTCTTCCAGCCGGTCTGCGGCTCGATGAAGACCTCATTAATAGTGCATTGGCCCACCGTCAGGGTGGTTATGGCCGAGGTGGACGGCAGCGTATCGAAACCGATCGGGCTGAATTTCTCACTGGGCTACGCAACGGTGTAACCATGGGTGGGCCACTGACCATTCAGGTGGTTAATAAAGACAGTCGACTTGATGACGCAAAAAGAACCCCACCGGTCTACCGGCCCAGGCCAGGTCACGCAGATCTTGCTGGAGCCATGAAGTGGCTGACAACCGATTGTCGTGACACATTAGAGCGAGCAAGTGCTCGGGAGACGGCCGCTCGCACAGCCGCAGGAGCGGTGGCCCGTTGTCTGCTTCGTGAATTTGGTATTGAGACATTTGGATTTGTGCGTGGCTTGCTTGATGTCGACACCGAAGTCGAGATCACACACGATCGACTCAACGAACTTCGAAGTTTGCGTGATGCCTCTGTTATGTATTGCCCTGATGAGCTTGCCACTGAAGCGATGGTTGGCCATATCCGTCAAGCGAAGATCGACAAAGATACGCTGGGCGGTCTCTGCGAAGCAGTGGTTTTTGGTTGTCCTTATGGGCTTGGCTCATGTACGCAGTGGTCAGAAAAACTTGATGGACGTCTGGCTCAAGCTGTTATGAGCATCCAGGCATTCAAGGCGGTTGAAATTGGTCTCGGTGCACAATGTGCCCGTCGTCCAGGTTCCCAGGTTCATGATGCCATTGTGTATGACGAGTCGGCGCGACAGTCACCGAACGCGGGCTTTGTGCGTCTTCGTAACAACGCAGGTGGTATTGAGGGCGGAATGACCAATGCGATGCCAGTTGTGGTTCGTGGCACCATGAAGCCAATCAGTACCTTGTTGCAGGGTATGGAGAGCGTCAATCTTAATACGAAGAAGTCAGAGCGAAGTGATTATGAACGCTCAGATGTTTGTGCTCTTTCAGCAGCCAGTGTCGTGATGGAGCATGTGATTGCTTTTCAGATCGCTGCTTCTTTTATGGACAAGTTTGGCGGTGACTCAATGCTTGAGCTTCATGCCAATTACAAGGCATACAACCAATTGCTTCAGCAGCTGCCTTCCGACAAGCTAGCGGCAGGTGGCAACGATGCGGATCAGAGTGAAGCCTAA